From the genome of Cryptococcus neoformans var. grubii H99 chromosome 11, complete sequence:
TTATCCGTTTCTTCAACACGGCTTTCAACGGGGAATTGCCCGCAGACAAGGCCAAGCTTGATTTGTACCCGGAAGACTTGAAAAAGGAAATTGACGAGTTGAACGACTGGGTGTACAATGATATCAATAATGGCGTGTACAAGTCGGGTTTCGCCAGCACGCAAGACGCTTACGAAGCCGCCGTCAAGCCCTTGGCCAAGGGACTTCAAAAGGTCGAGGATAGGCTGAGCGATGGCAGAGAGTTTTTGATGGGTGATAGACTGACCGAAGCTGATGTCAGGTATGTCGTCGATCGTTTTTATTTACCACTTTTTgactcttttttttttttttcacttTTTATCAGGCTATACACCACCATCGTCCGATATGATCCCGTCTATTACGTCCACTTTAAATGCAACTTTGGTCTCAGTACGTTTACACTCACCCGAATCATGCGACAACGTAGCTTAttacttttttttcccattGTCAGTCCGACACGATTATCCCAATTTGCACAAGTGGCTCCAGCGTCTCTACTGGAATAATCCCGCTTTCAAGGATACTACCGACTTTGACCGTACGTCTTTGCGTCTCCGTTTACGATTATGAGCTGAAAAAATATTActatttcttttttccagATATCAAGGAGCATTATTACTACTCTCACGCTCAAATCAACCCCAACCGCATCGTTCCCTTTGGACCCAATGTCAATATTGAGCCTCTCAAGTAAAAGCCGTAAGGAAAAAGTGAAAAATAAATGATAATAAGGAGATGATTACGATGTGTAATGTTATTAGTCAAAGAGTTTATGTAACTGTTGGTGGCCCTTGCATTATCAATGTCTAAATCTAAATCTTCTCGTCCCTTTCCAAACTCTGCAATCCATACTCTTTCAACACCTCGTTTCCAGAAACAGAAGGTGATTTGAACACTGGATCTTGGCCCGTAGTGCTTTTGGGGAACGCAATCACGTCACGGATAGATTTGGCTCCGCACAGAATAGCCACCAGTCGGTCAAAACCTGTTTTAAAGCCCAATCAGTATATGTGaacagaggaggaggaggcggatTGAAACGACTTACCAAGAGCAAGACCGCCATGCGGGGGCGCCCCACATTTCAACGCTCTCAACAAATGATCAAACCTGCCCATCTCTTGTTCGTCCAACTGCAacacctccttcatcacccaTTCCTGCAACCTCGCATCATGTATCCTCACACTCCCTCCCCCAATCTCCTGCCCATCCAACACCAAATCGTAATGCTGTCCCCTGACACTGTCCACTTTCCCGGCTTTCAGGTCGGCGAGATCTTCGTACATCGGTGCGGTGAATGGGTGGTGGGTGGAAGCGTATCGGCCGCGGGAGAGGTGGATTTTGTCCTTGTCGGCGAGGGTGAAGAGCGGGAATTGGGTGATCCAGAGAAAGTGCGGTTGGGTGGGGAGGGTCATCAGGCCTAAAAcgttttcatttttttcaGTACACACTTCGAAAAGAATCGAGCgtaaaagaaaaaatacAATACCTTTAGCGACAAGCGTTTCCATAAGCTGTACTCGTAACCTTCCCAAATGAGTCCATCCGCCTTCtgcaatcttcttcctcctcgatAACCAAACCACGTCTCCGGGATTCACACCCCCAGGAAGAGATTTATCCAAGCTCAACCCGAGAGAAGCGGTCAGGACGGATTCACCGAGCCATGAATGGGCGTTGGCGTTTGTGATCTTGACGTAATCAATCTTTTTAAAGagtgaaagaaaaaaaaaaaagaaaaaaaggttaGTGGGTAAAAGTTGTAAAAAAGATATGGGGTGGTGACATACGAAAGAGTTGCTACCAGCGATGGAAGGGATATCAAGACCAGCTGCTTGTGCGGCGGGGGTGACCATCCATTCAACAGTATATGGATTTTGATCAAGAAGGATCTTGTCAAGCGAATTGTCGGAGAGTGTAGGGTAATAACCTATAGGTAGAGTCTGATCCAGGATATGGGTCAATGCGAGTTCATCCCGGGATCGAttagaaaaaaagaggggGTTGCGAAAAGAGTGACGAGACTTACATACATGTCAAACCTGGTATCAGGTTTATCAGACCCATACTATTTCGCTGTTAGCCATCCCCCCCTATAAAGACTTTTAAACAAAACCCACCACATCCATAGCCACCTCGTACGGCATAACCCTGAACCATCCCTCCAAATCAACCCCTTTCACCTCTTTCCaaatcttcttgatcatcccttccaccacctctcGCACTTCCTGCCCCCCAATCGCCCACGTactcctcatctccccttctccccttgGCTGCTCAGCTGCCCCACTCACGAAACCGATCTCTAAATCAATCTGCGTAAACTCTGGCTGCCTatcccttctcccatcttcgtcgCGGAAACATTTCGCGATTTGGTAGTACTTGGGGATAGCTCCGGAAGATATGAGGAGTTGTTTGGGTTGTTGAGGCGATTGCGGGAGGGCGTAGAATGTGGGCTGGCCGACGCCGCGGGGGAAGGTGGGGGAACGGGTAGGCACGAGGAATTCTCGAGCACCTTCGGGAGACGAGTTGAGTAAGATGGGCGTTTCGATCTCGGTGAATCCTGCAGTGCTCGAAAAGTCAGCGTCTGGTTTTTGGTCGGTTCCCATAACTATTTAAAATTTAGTAACCTTGATCGTGGAGATAGTTTCGGATAATGTGCGCAACCTTGCTCCTGGTCTTGAGATTGTTGGCAAGGTCTTGTCGTCGTAGGTCAAGATAACGATGCTGGGCTCGAAGATCCTCGTTGGCCTATAAGGGACACATCATTAGTGGTGCTCGCCCACGTCTTGTAATGCAACTTGCAACTTCGGGCCTGTTGGGATAGAATGGTAAAGTCTGGTCCGCAGGGTTCAACAGTGTCACACTTTCCACTTCCagctcaatctcatccacGGCCGAACTAATAGCTTTGGCCTTTTGTTTCCTAGCTTTGACAGTACCTTGAACCAGCACGACGCTTTCGAGTGGGTATTCCATCATGTCTTTGGAGACATCCTTGTCCCGTGAAACGAGTTGCACAGcagaagacgaggacggTGAGCGAAGCGTGAAGAAATGCAGACTATCAGACGCTCGTCTATAGGGTTTATTAGTTTGCGCAAAAAGCTCGACGAGGGTTTATTAAGGAGAGGGGTTGGGACTTGCcgttgggagaagagccaGCCTGCGATGACGACTTTTTGGTCGACGAGCAAAGGGGAAAGATCAGCGATATCGTGCGTTATCTTTGGCCGAGGACCTGCACAGATACATCAGTTCTATCGCCATACTATGCTTCAAACAGCCGCATACCGTAATGGGCCTTTAACGTAACTTGTTCTTGGAAAGGCTTGATTTCTCTCGGTGTCAGTGTCGCTGTTGCGTTACCTCGAACGAGCACTCGCGACGCAGCTGCACCCCAAACACGTGGGATTGTCCTCGTAGTTGTGCTCCTGGAAGACGCGCTGAGGACTGTGAGTGTCCTTGATGCTCTGAGTGCCATGTTTGTAGATTACAGAACGTTATGTTTTGTGTAGAGACTTCTGTCGATGGctgctttttttttgactTTTTCGTTTGTTGGGACTGTTGTGCCTCCACCTCACGATCTCTTCCGAAAACTGCCcgtctcttttcctcgtccCTCACTGTCTCCACTCACCAAATCCATATCAGAAATGTCTCTCCGCACACAAATCCTCCACGGCGCCATCCCCCACCTCCCCACCCACTCCTTCACTCGCCCCGCCCTCATCCTTGCCCTCTCCCAACTTCGTCCCGCGGTATCCGATCCCGAGGCCGTCATCGACACCATCTTCGGTCCAGGCGGCGTAACGCCTGTACGTGCGCTTGTAGAGTcatgggaggaggaaggaaaggtggTCATGAAGGGTGAGGGGGAAggcaaggggaagaagggtctGGAGCGGGTTTTAGGGAGGAGATTGCAGTGGAGTGCGGGCGTTGGTGAACACCTCGTCGAGGTTGGTCGTTTCTTCATTGGTTTTTATTGCGAATCGCTGGGAGCGCTCAATATACACATACCTACAGGCCTACGCCAACTTGACTACACCACAAACAACCCACTCAATCCCTCTCCCACTCACCGCCCTCCAAACAAtcctctcatccctccCGTCTTTACCGCCAGCCTACACTCCCCCTCACTCTCCTCAGCGCCCCATCTCCAgacctctcttcccccaaTTCCCCGCCTCCTCGCTCCCCATCATCCGGGCCAACCCCCTCGGACCGCTTGCGTATGCCTGGCGTATCGCAGACGAGGCGTTGTACCTCACCGAAGACCAGTTGGCGACTACAAAAGCCAAGCAGAGTGATGTCAAGAGGGGGTACTGGAACGAGCCCATCGGCCCCGGTCCAGAGTGGTATGGTCACAGAGTCGGTTTGGGATTGGTCTATCTTGCTGCTGGTatgtggtggtggtggtggtcgCGGTAGATGGCTTTGAAATTGACAAAGAACGCACAGAATCGCACCTTTTACAAGCATATCCAGCCGGCTTGACGCCGGGCTCACCAAATCCCCATTTACCTGCCGCTCTTGCCTCTCTTCGCACGAACCTGGGACGTTATGAGCAACTGGTGAAATCGGTAGAGAACACTGAGCAGAATGTGGGTGACGCTATGGGTTTTGTCGATTATGTGGCTAGAAGCTGGCAAGGGTTGATCAAGAGCCGATACTGGTAAAATTCAAAAAAGAAGACCTCGCTACTGTGACAGATAAAAAGATGAAATTCTTGATGAACAAATAAACTGCATACGGGCGATAAAATTCTTTATGAACAAATAACTGTATACcggcttcttcccttcttctcctgttccttcttttcttttttttttttttcaatgATTGTTACAGCTAATCACAACCATTTATCAACTTGATTATCTCTAGCTTAGAGCTTGAGACCAAGCTTGGCGAATTGAGCCTTGTCGCTAAACTCGGGGTCGTTCTCCTGGAAGATGTCATACTTGGGCTCAAAGTCATTAGACTGGTCGCAGACCCTCTTGGGAGGGTGAGACTCGGCGAGATCCTCGAGCTTCTTGAAGTCTTCCTGGGAAAGATCGACAACTATACAtttttttattattatcaGCGAACAACTTTTTTAGAGAGACGACTGATGACTTACGTTTAAGGTTGTTGGCAATCCTCTCCGGGGTGACGGACTTGGGCACAGGGTTGATACCTCGCATGACCAACCAGCTCAACAAGATGTTGGCAGTCTGGACATTGTACTTGTCGGCAATCTTTTGCACGACGTCATTTTCACGGAGGTTGCTCTTGCCGGTACCACCAAGAGGAGAGTAACCCTGGGGGAGAATGTCCTTGGACTTGAGGTAGGCAACGAGCTCGTGCTGAGGGCACTGGATAGAAAGCTCGACTTGGTCTGTTGCCATATGTCAGTCCTACATGACTGCACCaataaaaaagaaacgGAACATACCAGCGACGGGCTTGATCTTGGCCTCCTTGAGAAGCTTTTCAGTACGGTGAATGTTAAAGTTGGAGATACCGATAGACTTGACGAGACCTTTCTCGACGagcttctccatctccctccaGGTTGGCATGACGTTGTCGGCGAGAGGAACGTCGAGCTTGATCTTGCCATtgtcagccttgacagcgTGGTCAAACTGGGGGACGGTTCCCTTGGGAGCGTCGACCTGGAAGTTGATCTGTCGTTTGGATCGTACGTCAGCGCCAttgccaaaaaaaaaaaagccaAGTGAAGACGACAACGTACGTTCCAGTGCAACAAGTACAAGTCAAGGTACTCGACACCCAAGTTCTTCAAAGTGTCCTTACAAGCAAGCTCGACGTGCTctgggtggtggtggagctCAAAGAGCTTGGAGGTAATGTGAATTTCCTCTCGAGGGACGCCGGAAGCCTTGAGGCCCTCACCGACTTCCTTCTCGTTACCGTAGGCCCAGGCACAGCTAAAGATCGACGAATGGGTCAGTACGTGATATGATGCTGTATGACGTAACTGCAGGAAGATTGGGTTTTTGATGGTTTGCAATGAAAGGGTAAGTTTTGAACACGTACTCGATGTGTCGGTAACCAGACTACATAAAAAAAGGAATCATGTCAGTAGCTGTCGATGACTGGACGGACAGAGATGGTAGATATGACAAGACTTACCTTGAGAGCGGACTCGACGGCCTTGGAGACCTGTCCGGGCCTTGAGCGTGGTGTCAGTATCTCTTAAAAATGCGGACGTAATCCTGATGAATGCTCACTCGGACTGCCACtaaaagagaaaaaagagttAGCAAGGGAAGCCCTTTGGGACGATGGGAAATGATGAGACGGGAACGACAGTACTCACGGTGCCCAAACCGATAGAGGGGATCTTCTTGCCGTTGTTAAGGGTGAAGTGGGAAGCAGGAGCCATTTTGTATTGTTCGATTGACTGCAGTGAAGCTGTATAGGCGTGTGGATGGGACGAGTATGTGGATtatgtggaagaagaaagaagatggaaagacggggaaaaaaagaggggGGTTATATCCCAGCGGCATTGGCGCCTCTAGACCCTACACGCGGTGACCTCATCCGCACCTCCACCGTCTCAGGGATCCTCGGTCCGTATTTCCCCCGGCCGCGACTGCCTTCATATAAGCTCCAGGCTCTCCATATGGAACGCATGCATTATCTGACAGCAGTCTCTGTCACAAACGCATCTCGCACTTCTATTAAACGCTAAAACCAGGCAGCTTTATCACTTTTATGCCTCGCCAGTCACACCCTGTAAACTGAACCTAGCTGAAGAGATAATAGGAGACTCTAGGTTCAAGTAGGGGAAGGTTGTATATGCGTGACATTCGTTAATTGGCCAATAACTCATAAGAACTAGTtcaggagagaagaaaagaaaaaaaggctGAATCGAAAATAGGAGTCCAGTGACATGGAGTTTAGACGGAAGTTATTTTACGCAGCAAAAAATGGTATTTTGTATGCTCGGCAGGAGTACAGTCACGTTCGACTTGTATGATAAAGCGCAGTCCCTGAGATAACGGGCCTTTCTTTTACACTGGGTGAGGAGTTGCTGATGGTTATTTAGAGCCAATAATAGTACGGCTATCCCCTCGTCTACAACGTGCTATAGTAGAAGACTCTTCATGGCGTATACATGTTGCAGGCATTATGCGCGACAAATAATACCATGCATACATCAACCGCCCAATTGGCGATTTTTAGCGCCTAATCGTGCACGCGGCATTCCCAAATATACTATATATCTCATGACTTCTAACAACAAAAAACAACCGGTTGTAACAAATAACTCTTCTACTCTTCCTCGCtgctctcctcttccgagCTAgactcctcttcttcatagCCAACCGCCTGCGGTACAGGGCGAGAAGATTCAAACGCCTGCAATTGCTGTTCCATGCGCCTGATACGctccgcttcttccctttcgtTCACACTTCGTCGAGACACACCACCCATGGCCTTTCGGCCAGTACCACCTGCCTTCTTCGAGACACCACCACGTCCGCGCTTGCTGCCTGATCCTCGACCCCCTCGACAAACAAGGTTATACAACCTGATAACAGTTGCCGGTGGAAGAGAATCGATATCCAGCTCAATCTCTTGGTTGCTCTGAGAGGATGTTAGCCCCGAGATAATAAAGAGTTAACTGTATAGATTGACTTACCCCTCCAATGTTGGTGGACTGCTGAATTATAGAAATCACTTTGCTCAAAGTCTCCCCATCAGTCTGCCCAATCTTCTCCGCCAACTCTTGCTTTTGCGCATGAGAAAGATGACTGatatcctcttcttcctcgctttcatcgtcatcttctctgTACAGAAGGTTGGCCTCCTTGGGAgtcttctttgacttcttcgGTTGACTGTTGCCGTTAACGCTGGGAGAAGGTTTGGAAATGGAAGATTTGCGAGGAGCCGTCTTGGGTTTTGACTTGGATTTCGAGCCTCGAGCAGCACGGCGCTTGGTCATCTTGGAACGGAGAGCGGAGATTTGCTGGTTCAACGCAACGACTTGGCTCTCCAGTGATCTCAGTTGTGCGTCTACCCCCCATAGTCAGCACTGCATCAACAATTAATTTTGAAAGCGCTCACTATCTTCATCGCTCGAGTAATCATCAAAGGCTTCGGCCATTGGGTCCTCGCTAGAATCTCTGGTCTCCACTTTCGCCGGCACCGTCCTCCATTTTTCTTCCCAGATTTGCAGTAATTGCGTAGCAGATGTATGTACTTCGTGACCAGGAGGGTTGAATTTTTGCGCATTGGCGACCATCAAACGCATGTCGTCATCCACCTGATTCACATCCTCGTATGTATTCTCAGCGAGTTTGTTCTTGATAATGTTAAAGTCAATGGGGCGTTTAATGACAGTAGCATAATCGGGGACCTCTTCAATGATTTTTTCGACGGGGTAAAGAAAAGGTGAAACGGCAATATAGTACTTGTTGGAGCTCTCCAAACTCTTGATGGCTCTTGAAGCCCACTGGAGTTGGGGGTCATTCCTACGCTTAGGTTTCCGCGCGGAGCCAGGAGACTCTTCGTAAGCAAGATctttgggaggaggagggtgaaTCTCGCGCTTAGGACGAGTGTCATCCGAACTTCGACGGACGACAGGAGGTTGACTGATGGAAGGGCGGCGGACATGAGAGGGACCAGCAGGGGCAGGAGATGCGATAACAGGCTGGATTACAATTAACATGTATTTCCATTTGAACGAAAAGCTCTTGGCAACTTACTTCAGCTGGGAGGTTGCTTAAAGACCTCTCAAAAGCTTCCTCCAATCGAGTAGCCATCTGACTGACAGGATGCTCTTTCCCGTTGAACTTGCGTGAATTCTCCCAAATCCTCCTCACATCCTCAGTCACTTCGGCCACATTGTTGTACTTCCCTTTGCTAGTATCCCACTTGCTCATCTTACTCTTGTCTTTGGGAGGTCCCCTAGGATCACTGACAATCAACTTGGTCTCAACCGTACCCAAATCCATAGGTGTATCGATAACGGTGTGGTAATGAGGGATGTTGAATCGAACAGTGTCGACAGGAACAAGAAAGTTGTACGCATCAGGAAGGCGCTTTTTCAATGAGCGCACAGCGTTGAGCATATACTTGTGTTGAGTGAGCGTAAGCGGTGTGTTGGGACCGGCGAACTTGGGGGCAGGAGGGACATAGGAAAGCCAGGCGGGAGGAGGCAAAGGTTGACCATCCGGCCCAACAAGAGGTACGTCAGATTGGACCGCTACAGCAATAGCCTCCCCAGTAGCCTCCCCAGCCTCTGCAGCAGCCTGCACGGCAGGCGCATCCTCTTTtaatctcttctcctccctttcACCATCGAGGTCCTCCCCGGCGCGTTTGACTGGTTGAGGAGTAGCCTCATCAAGATCCATTGGCGCTGAGCCTTGTGTCAGGGTAGACAATGGGGCTTCAGCGGGCACCTCGGGCTTATCCTCGCCTACTGTAATCACGGTAGGGGTAGGCACAGCTGTGGGAATAGCGCTGGAAGGTAAAGAGGGGGGAGGTTCGTCGCTCGCGGCAGGGGaggggggaagaggtgcATCCACTGGTAAAGGTGGCTGATCAGGAGCAGCGCTCACTGCTGGCACGTCATTCTGCGGTTGACGCTCAACTGGAGGTTGGATGTTCTCGCCCTGCGCATCTGTAGCAGGGTTAAGAGGGTTAGGACTCCTGGGCGGCTCGGTAACgttggaaggaggaggaatgggagTCTCAGTAGCCTCAGACATACTGTCAGCAGCACGGGCAGCATTGTCAGCAGTGTATCAGCAATGCATGGTCATCCTCACTCGCTCACCTTCACAGCTTAAACGAGTGGAGTGACGCAGTGGAGAACGTAAACGGGACGCGACAGGAGGAATGGGCGGCGGCGTCCGCTGATTGTGAATTTTTGAAAACAAAAGTGGAGGGGGGCGAAAAATGATGAGCGTTTGAGCGTGTTAGGTATTTATAACCCACCCGGAAAAGGCACAAGGGTACACGCCACCCAAAGGATCGCGAACACGCTACTCCATATCGCCGCAAACGCCGATTTATTTATACATGTGGCAGATGACAACTCGCTGCTTCCtacttccttcccctttcctACTCTCTTTCTATGTATGTAATTGTGTATATGCACTGCTATGTAACGCGGTCTATCTGGTACGCATGCAGACTGcctactcttcttcaccctcaatttcctcctcctcatcctcaaattCGACCTCCATTccgtcgtcgtcttcgtcatcatcactcGCTTGTTCACTTCCATAGATGTCCTCACCCTCGTCCTCGCTCTCActgatctcttcttccttgatcttggGCTCTTTGGTCCCATCTTGTCCATCGGCAAGGTAAACACAAGTCAATCGAGTCCCCTTGGTATCGTAAGATGCAACGGGTTCGACCttgttctcttctctcttttcgGTATCAATGGTAGCCGCACAGAGATCGTAGACGTTGATGAGACCGTCAGATGAGACAGTTGTGAGGAGGATTGTCTTGCGCACATCTCCGGTAGAGGTAGGTGCGAAGAATGGAAGCGATGAGATAGCCTTTACTCTAGAAGACTTTTTAGCTGAATCTTGCAACAATACAAAACGTAAGCGTACCGGTTGGTGTGTCCAACAAGCGTGGCGATTCTCTCCAGCTCGGCCCCCTTGCCCTTGGTTTCCTTTTCAatatcctcgtcatcgtcctcttcgTTTTCagactcttcctctccacccaATGTTATCCGATAGATCTCGACGACACCTTTTTCAGTACCGACACAAAGCACCTCAGTCtcttcgccatcttcaGTAGAggcaggaagaaggtggaagagaaggtggtTGAAACGAGACTTTGTTTCGAGGGTGTACAGGAGTTTCAAGGTCTACATGGTGTAAGCTACAGGACATGGGCCGACACAGGATAGTCAGTGACTTACGAGTGAATAGATCTGGATCTTTCTGGGGAAGAGAACAGCGAAATGGGTGCCTTGTTGAGAGAACTTGACGAGCTCCGCCTCTAAACACATTCCATGAATATCACCATTTCCTTTGAGGGATTTGGACTCACCACTTCCCAGAGGCAGACTCGCTGCACCTCGACCTCTCATCAAATCCCACATCTTCAAAGTTTGGTCCTTTCCAACACTTAAAGCAACCCTTCCCGTGGGATGCACGTCAACATGATTGACCCTTCCAGAGTGACCTTTGAGTGACTTGAGAAGCGACCAATCAGAAGTACGGAAGAGCGATAGAGTGGAATCGACAGATGTGGTCAAAAGGTGAGAAGGGGTGGGAAAATGAAGCGATGTTATTGATCCTACAAATAGCGTCAGCTGTTTTCTAGTTGTATTTTGAATCTGGATATGAGGAGCTCACCTGTGTGCTGACTCAGACTAccaacctccttccttctcctcaagtCCCAAACTTTCACGAACTCGTCTTCACTTCCAGTAGCCAGCCATTTACCGCCAGGGCTCGCCGCAACGGCTTTGACACATGCCAAATGAGCTGGGAAGATAAAGATAGGCTCAAGGACGGGAGTGGTAGATCCAGCTGGGTAGGAACCTTCCAATCCATATAAGAGTTTCTCGTAGGAGCCGGCAATAACAATAAATGTTGAAGGTCCAAAAGTTGGAGGGACGATGGacttgcccttgcccttgtcGGACTTGGTAGGCTTTGGTGACGAGAGCTTGGcggccttctccttcttttctttggGCGGCTGGGTCTTGGAAGGTTTAGAGGTTTCCGTGTCCTTTTTCGTCTTTCCGTTTGTAGCTTTGGGCTTATCCTCAGTCTTGGAAGGTTTTACGCCAGCGTCAAAGGTCACCTCaaccttggccttcttttGATAAGGAGCAGGCCTCTGAGCACCCTTGCTGGTAGCCTTTGATTTACCGTGTTTACCCATTGTGTTTAATTGATATAAGTTACTGGCTATAATCTTTGTAATTTGTTGTTCGTTGCGCAGAACTTCTTCAAGGTGCGTCCGTCGTCGTCGCTATATGTTTTGACAGAAATTCAGAAAGAGAGTGATGTGGCATTCTATATCTGGTGCCTTATttttatcatcatcatcattcattcatcaaTAACTGTGTAACGGACATATCCGCCTTCAGTTCAATCACGGCGGTGGCTGGTGGCTTCTTCATTCCTGCAGCCGCTGGTCGTTGTCGTTGTCTTGCTGCATGAGCTTTCGTAATTCTTCAAGCTTCGACATTTGTATACTTCTCCATTTATATTCTTACCTGCAGACCCATTCCTCTCATCTTAATACACATATTTTACTCGAATATACACCACTAGATTCGAACTACGAATAATTGTCCGACCTAATATGGCAGAACAACAAGTGCAGTTGACAGACCTCAATGCCGTTCAGCTGCAAGAAGTAAAGAAACAGCTAGATCAGGTCCGTACATAACTTTTGGTACCCGCGAAACAGGACTGACACAATTGATAGGAACTTGATCATCTCACCACCTCCTACTCCCAATTAAAGCAAGCACAAACAAAGTTCAAATCATGTATTGCCAATGTCAATGAGCTTTCACCGACCTCTAAAGGTACAGTGCTTATGCCGCTTATGATTAGTCGGTGGCTGACAGAGATTTGATATGAAATAATAGGGAAAG
Proteins encoded in this window:
- a CDS encoding alcohol dehydrogenase (NADP); its protein translation is MAPASHFTLNNGKKIPSIGLGTWQSEPGQVSKAVESALKSGYRHIDCAWAYGNEKEVGEGLKASGVPREEIHITSKLFELHHHPEHVELACKDTLKNLGVEYLDLYLLHWNINFQVDAPKGTVPQFDHAVKADNGKIKLDVPLADNVMPTWREMEKLVEKGLVKSIGISNFNIHRTEKLLKEAKIKPVADQVELSIQCPQHELVAYLKSKDILPQGYSPLGGTGKSNLRENDVVQKIADKYNVQTANILLSWLVMRGINPVPKSVTPERIANNLKLVDLSQEDFKKLEDLAESHPPKRVCDQSNDFEPKYDIFQENDPEFSDKAQFAKLGLKL
- a CDS encoding bromodomain-containing factor 1, with protein sequence MSEATETPIPPPSNVTEPPRSPNPLNPATDAQGENIQPPVERQPQNDVPAVSAAPDQPPLPVDAPLPPSPAASDEPPPSLPSSAIPTAVPTPTVITVGEDKPEVPAEAPLSTLTQGSAPMDLDEATPQPVKRAGEDLDGEREEKRLKEDAPAVQAAAEAGEATGEAIAVAVQSDVPLVGPDGQPLPPPAWLSYVPPAPKFAGPNTPLTLTQHKYMLNAVRSLKKRLPDAYNFLVPVDTVRFNIPHYHTVIDTPMDLGTVETKLIVSDPRGPPKDKSKMSKWDTSKGKYNNVAEVTEDVRRIWENSRKFNGKEHPVSQMATRLEEAFERSLSNLPAEPVIASPAPAGPSHVRRPSISQPPVVRRSSDDTRPKREIHPPPPKDLAYEESPGSARKPKRRNDPQLQWASRAIKSLESSNKYYIAVSPFLYPVEKIIEEVPDYATVIKRPIDFNIIKNKLAENTYEDVNQVDDDMRLMVANAQKFNPPGHEVHTSATQLLQIWEEKWRTVPAKVETRDSSEDPMAEAFDDYSSDEDNAQLRSLESQVVALNQQISALRSKMTKRRAARGSKSKSKPKTAPRKSSISKPSPSVNGNSQPKKSKKTPKEANLLYREDDDESEEEEDISHLSHAQKQELAEKIGQTDGETLSKVISIIQQSTNIGGSNQEIELDIDSLPPATVIRLYNLVCRGGRGSGSKRGRGGVSKKAGGTGRKAMGGVSRRSVNEREEAERIRRMEQQLQAFESSRPVPQAVGYEEEESSSEEESSEEE
- a CDS encoding protein MAK11; amino-acid sequence: MGKHGKSKATSKGAQRPAPYQKKAKVEVTFDAGVKPSKTEDKPKATNGKTKKDTETSKPSKTQPPKEKKEKAAKLSSPKPTKSDKGKGKSIVPPTFGPSTFIVIAGSYEKLLYGLEGSYPAGSTTPVLEPIFIFPAHLACVKAVAASPGGKWLATGSEDEFVKVWDLRRRKEVGSLSQHTGSITSLHFPTPSHLLTTSVDSTLSLFRTSDWSLLKSLKGHSGRVNHVDVHPTGRVALSVGKDQTLKMWDLMRGRGAASLPLGSEAELVKFSQQGTHFAVLFPRKIQIYSLTLKLLYTLETKSRFNHLLFHLLPASTEDGEETEVLCVGTEKGVVEIYRITLGGEEESENEEDDDEDIEKETKGKGAELERIATLVGHTNRVKAISSLPFFAPTSTGDVRKTILLTTVSSDGLINVYDLCAATIDTEKREENKVEPVASYDTKGTRLTCVYLADGQDGTKEPKIKEEEISESEDEGEDIYGSEQASDDDEDDDGMEVEFEDEEEEIEGEEE
- a CDS encoding aspartate-tRNA ligase, encoding MALRASRTLTVLSASSRSTTTRTIPRVWGAAASRVLVRGNATATLTPREIKPFQEQVTLKAHYGPRPKITHDIADLSPLLVDQKVVIAGWLFSQRRASDSLHFFTLRSPSSSSAVQLVSRDKDVSKDMMEYPLESVVLVQGTVKARKQKAKAISSAVDEIELEVESVTLLNPADQTLPFYPNRPEVANEDLRAQHRYLDLRRQDLANNLKTRSKVAHIIRNYLHDQGFTEIETPILLNSSPEGAREFLVPTRSPTFPRGVGQPTFYALPQSPQQPKQLLISSGAIPKYYQIAKCFRDEDGRRDRQPEFTQIDLEIGFVSGAAEQPRGEGEMRSTWAIGGQEVREVVEGMIKKIWKEVKGVDLEGWFRVMPYEVAMDVYGSDKPDTRFDMYTLPIGYYPTLSDNSLDKILLDQNPYTVEWMVTPAAQAAGLDIPSIAGSNSFIDYVKITNANAHSWLGESVLTASLGLSLDKSLPGGVNPGDVVWLSRRKKIAEGGWTHLGRLRVQLMETLVAKGLMTLPTQPHFLWITQFPLFTLADKDKIHLSRGRYASTHHPFTAPMYEDLADLKAGKVDSVRGQHYDLVLDGQEIGGGSVRIHDARLQEWVMKEVLQLDEQEMGRFDHLLRALKCGAPPHGGLALGFDRLVAILCGAKSIRDVIAFPKSTTGQDPVFKSPSVSGNEVLKEYGLQSLERDEKI